The following are from one region of the Planctomonas sp. JC2975 genome:
- a CDS encoding VOC family protein: protein MSECQNAAPAGYTSVAPWIVTDDTGAFLDFVAQVFDGVELARVATEDGAIGHAEIQVDDTVLLAFDRRPEWPVMPSLLRVWVPDADAAFAKAVAGGATVVTGLSNSAFGQRGGRIKDPFGNIWWVVSQVEDVPEDLMWQRLKDPAYAEQMRVTQETLDAELSGGAQGRSSAPIR, encoded by the coding sequence ATGTCAGAATGTCAGAATGCCGCCCCGGCCGGATACACGAGCGTCGCTCCGTGGATCGTGACGGATGACACGGGAGCCTTCCTCGACTTCGTTGCGCAGGTGTTCGACGGGGTGGAACTCGCCCGCGTCGCCACAGAAGACGGGGCGATCGGTCATGCAGAGATCCAGGTGGACGACACCGTTCTGCTGGCCTTCGATCGCCGTCCGGAATGGCCGGTCATGCCGAGCCTGCTGCGAGTGTGGGTCCCGGATGCCGACGCGGCATTCGCGAAAGCCGTTGCCGGCGGTGCCACAGTGGTGACGGGACTCTCCAACAGTGCCTTCGGACAACGCGGTGGGCGCATCAAGGATCCGTTCGGCAACATCTGGTGGGTCGTCAGTCAGGTCGAGGACGTTCCAGAGGACCTTATGTGGCAGCGCCTGAAGGATCCGGCATATGCCGAGCAGATGCGCGTCACGCAAGAGACCCTCGACGCCGAGCTGAGCGGGGGAGCGCAGGGACGCAGTAGCGCACCGATCCGCTGA
- a CDS encoding GNAT family N-acetyltransferase, with protein MAIDLEAEADAQRERNASLIAVVDRTDLAEIRSGWELDVINDDEHGRWEAVLNEDTVAELPYRYVGGRVVLLSTWVAHPYRHQRVATELIARVLDAIRETGKKITIICPVVGEFIARNPEYADLIDDVHPGSGARPGSGARPSGQDATSATDDTLADFEHDVG; from the coding sequence ATGGCGATCGATCTGGAGGCCGAGGCGGATGCGCAGCGCGAGAGGAACGCGTCGCTCATCGCCGTCGTCGACCGCACCGACCTCGCGGAGATCCGGTCCGGCTGGGAGCTCGACGTCATCAACGACGACGAGCACGGACGCTGGGAGGCCGTGCTGAACGAGGACACCGTCGCGGAACTGCCCTACCGGTATGTCGGAGGTCGCGTCGTCCTGCTCTCCACCTGGGTGGCGCATCCCTATCGACACCAGCGGGTCGCGACGGAGCTCATCGCGCGAGTGCTGGACGCGATCCGCGAGACCGGCAAGAAGATCACGATCATCTGTCCCGTGGTCGGCGAGTTCATCGCGCGGAATCCCGAGTACGCCGACCTCATCGACGACGTCCATCCCGGCTCCGGCGCCCGTCCCGGCTCCGGCGCCCGCCCGTCTGGGCAGGATGCCACTTCTGCTACGGATGACACCCTCGCCGACTTCGAACACGACGTCGGATGA
- a CDS encoding GNAT family N-acetyltransferase, which yields MTDRTTHQHLQFEYPDQAGYPDGVGTLTEDQVTIIDQLLEPDQRVDMDITVVNEEKEQVYTAIVGDTALGAVTYNRMADRIVLLAAAVYPEFRRQGVASEMIRQVLDDVREQGKRVTNLCPIVRTFIDRHPQYEDLIDPNNPGILTKRGGSARR from the coding sequence ATGACCGATCGGACAACGCATCAGCATCTTCAGTTCGAGTACCCGGACCAGGCCGGCTACCCGGACGGGGTCGGTACCCTCACCGAGGACCAGGTCACCATCATCGATCAGCTCCTGGAACCGGACCAGAGGGTGGACATGGACATCACTGTCGTCAACGAGGAGAAGGAGCAGGTCTACACCGCGATCGTGGGTGACACCGCGCTCGGCGCCGTCACCTACAACCGCATGGCGGACCGCATCGTGCTGCTCGCCGCCGCCGTCTACCCGGAGTTCCGCAGACAAGGCGTGGCGTCGGAGATGATCCGCCAGGTGCTGGACGACGTGCGCGAACAGGGCAAGAGGGTGACCAACCTCTGCCCCATCGTGCGGACGTTCATCGACCGGCATCCGCAATACGAGGACTTGATCGACCCCAACAATCCGGGGATCCTCACGAAGCGCGGCGGTTCGGCGCGGAGGTGA
- a CDS encoding nuclear transport factor 2 family protein yields MTTLTDRTEDLAILERLNLDYNAADQASDAERFRTLLSDDFVVQTPGVTRTRDEYLEYIAGPRPFKDLALKESRVRFLGEDVAVIHGRARYTVIADGSVQEALYTDVYQRRHGSWLCVAACAIAPGV; encoded by the coding sequence ATGACAACCCTCACCGACAGAACCGAGGACCTTGCGATCCTCGAGCGGCTCAACCTCGACTACAACGCCGCCGATCAGGCCAGTGACGCCGAACGCTTCCGCACCCTTCTCTCCGACGATTTCGTCGTGCAGACGCCGGGAGTCACCCGCACTCGAGACGAGTACCTGGAATACATCGCTGGGCCACGCCCCTTCAAGGACCTGGCGCTGAAGGAGTCCCGGGTGCGCTTCCTCGGCGAAGACGTCGCCGTGATCCACGGTCGCGCCAGGTACACGGTGATCGCCGACGGCTCGGTGCAGGAGGCGCTGTACACCGACGTGTACCAGAGGCGTCACGGGAGCTGGCTTTGTGTCGCCGCCTGTGCGATTGCGCCAGGGGTGTGA